A genomic window from Streptomyces mirabilis includes:
- a CDS encoding PadR family transcriptional regulator, whose amino-acid sequence MVLALLVKEPSHGYDLRMRLAAALGPLGETLNAGQVYVTLTRLEKAGLVVLEREDAPVRGPRRKVYAPTAAGQERVAAWMAESAGPRADVAEFHLKLVAAAESGLADPLVLVDTRRRELMRNLAEAQHVVLAHDTNSEAGLLLEGIALRLQADLRWLEACERTWSARAPHGRGGRIG is encoded by the coding sequence GTGGTGCTGGCGCTGCTGGTCAAGGAGCCGTCGCACGGGTACGACCTGCGCATGCGGTTGGCGGCGGCGCTCGGACCGCTGGGCGAGACGCTGAACGCGGGTCAGGTCTACGTCACGCTCACCCGGCTGGAGAAGGCGGGGCTGGTCGTCCTGGAGCGTGAGGATGCGCCGGTGCGCGGCCCGCGGCGCAAGGTGTACGCGCCGACCGCGGCCGGGCAGGAACGGGTGGCCGCGTGGATGGCTGAGAGCGCCGGGCCCAGAGCGGACGTGGCGGAGTTCCACCTGAAGCTGGTGGCCGCCGCCGAGTCGGGTCTGGCCGATCCGCTCGTGCTCGTGGACACGCGACGGCGGGAGCTGATGCGCAACCTCGCCGAGGCCCAGCACGTCGTCCTCGCTCACGACACGAACTCGGAGGCCGGACTGCTCCTGGAGGGCATCGCGCTCCGGTTGCAGGCCGATCTGCGCTGGCTGGAGGCGTGTGAGCGGACCTGGTCCGCCCGCGCCCCGCATGGGAGAGGCGGAAGGATCGGATGA
- a CDS encoding ABC transporter ATP-binding protein translates to MTRDVPRVRGRSRRRSTDDSPGAGLVGRHPGAADGPLLRAVGLSRVYGEDESLVRAVDRVDLDVPAGQTLAVTGPSGCGKSTLLQLLGGLDRPSDGEVWLGGQRIDHLGERALARLRRRVVGFVFQDFHLMDELTAAENVELPVLLTGASPRTARHCAAGLLDRVGLADRARHLPSELSGGQRQRVAIARALVNEPLVVLADEPTGNLDSAATHDVLRLFGELRAVGQTLVVVTHDERVAATADRVVSLRDGALADDTRLDSGGDHGDTTRLGALLSWEE, encoded by the coding sequence ATGACGAGGGACGTGCCGCGGGTCAGGGGCCGGTCACGGCGGAGGAGTACGGACGACAGCCCGGGCGCCGGACTGGTCGGCCGCCACCCCGGTGCTGCGGACGGGCCGCTACTGCGGGCGGTCGGCCTGTCGCGGGTGTACGGGGAGGATGAGAGCCTGGTACGGGCCGTCGACAGGGTCGACCTCGACGTGCCGGCCGGGCAGACGCTCGCGGTGACCGGGCCCAGCGGCTGCGGCAAGTCGACGTTGCTGCAGCTCCTCGGCGGTCTTGACCGGCCCAGCGACGGCGAGGTGTGGCTCGGCGGGCAGCGCATCGACCACCTCGGCGAGCGGGCGCTGGCCAGGCTGCGGCGCCGGGTCGTCGGCTTCGTCTTCCAGGATTTTCACCTGATGGACGAGCTGACCGCGGCGGAGAACGTCGAGCTGCCCGTGCTGCTCACCGGCGCCTCACCGCGCACCGCCCGCCACTGTGCCGCCGGGCTCCTGGACCGGGTCGGGCTCGCCGACCGGGCCCGGCATCTGCCCTCGGAACTCTCCGGCGGGCAGCGGCAGCGGGTCGCCATCGCCCGTGCCCTGGTCAACGAGCCACTCGTTGTCCTCGCGGACGAACCCACCGGAAACCTCGACAGCGCCGCGACGCACGACGTCCTCCGCCTCTTCGGCGAACTGCGCGCCGTCGGCCAGACCCTCGTCGTGGTCACCCATGACGAGCGCGTCGCCGCCACCGCGGACCGTGTCGTCTCCCTGCGCGACGGGGCGTTGGCCGACGACACCCGCCTGGACAGCGGCGGCGACCACGGCGACACTACACGGCTCGGTGCGCTGCTGAGCTGGGAGGAGTGA
- a CDS encoding FtsX-like permease family protein: protein MGRLLLIWRLIARDLRRRPGEAVMFLIAVTAATAALALGLAIDSTVATAYAKTRAATAGPDVMVSTTDPDPSGIAARLAHAPGVTALGGPFFAFDTTIRANGRSAHSAVEGRGGSRSAVDRPLVTAGSWVRPGGAVIERGFAQSLGMHVGDSITVGGRGYPVVGTAVSAATSVYPWGDPAQVGPSDAGGMVWLTTADAHAAAGDAPVVHLIHLKLSDPAATEAFGRSAAVQASGADGQLSYHYWQDVLHTDMAMIRFTRPTLVIGGWLLAVAAIVTLAALTALRAARDRRRAGLLKAVGAGPGTVTAVLLTQYLLLTVLATALGLAAGTVAAPELADPSAGLLNTVSAPGTDSVVGTVFLAVVVALAGTLGPVLRAARASTVHALADPAHLLTHRPRLNAMTAYLPTSLLLGVRLLARRPGRAALASASTAATTIMVTAVLTWHTELNAAPDFVRFGPIEVRTDQTGQVLLAVTLALGALSTLNTVLLGWSTAVQARRALTITRALGATPGQAVSALCVAQLLSAVPGLAAGIPAGLCLYWLFGDTVTPPASWLLTTALVILTAVGALTALPAWAHTRHPAGRALNTEPV from the coding sequence GTGGGACGCCTGCTGCTGATATGGCGCCTGATCGCGCGCGACTTGCGCCGCCGTCCCGGCGAGGCCGTCATGTTCCTGATCGCCGTCACCGCCGCCACCGCCGCCCTGGCCCTCGGTCTGGCGATCGACAGCACCGTGGCCACCGCCTACGCGAAGACCCGCGCGGCCACCGCCGGCCCCGACGTGATGGTCTCGACGACGGACCCGGACCCTTCCGGCATCGCTGCGCGCCTCGCCCATGCACCCGGCGTGACCGCGCTCGGTGGCCCGTTCTTCGCGTTCGACACCACCATCCGGGCGAACGGCCGTTCCGCGCACTCCGCGGTCGAGGGGCGCGGCGGCTCACGGTCCGCCGTGGACCGACCGCTGGTGACCGCCGGCAGCTGGGTGCGCCCCGGCGGTGCGGTGATCGAGCGCGGCTTTGCGCAGTCACTCGGCATGCATGTCGGTGACAGCATCACCGTCGGCGGGCGCGGCTACCCGGTCGTCGGGACCGCGGTCAGCGCGGCCACCTCGGTGTATCCCTGGGGCGACCCAGCGCAGGTCGGGCCGTCCGATGCCGGCGGCATGGTCTGGCTCACCACCGCCGACGCCCACGCGGCGGCGGGCGATGCGCCCGTGGTCCACCTGATCCACCTGAAGCTGTCCGACCCTGCCGCGACCGAAGCCTTCGGCAGATCCGCGGCCGTCCAGGCCAGCGGGGCGGACGGCCAGCTCAGCTACCACTACTGGCAGGACGTCCTCCACACGGACATGGCCATGATCCGGTTCACCCGGCCCACTCTGGTCATCGGCGGCTGGCTGCTCGCCGTCGCCGCGATCGTCACCCTCGCCGCACTCACCGCCCTACGCGCCGCCCGCGACCGGCGGCGTGCCGGACTGCTCAAGGCCGTCGGCGCGGGCCCCGGCACCGTCACCGCCGTACTGCTGACGCAGTACCTGCTGCTGACCGTCCTGGCCACCGCGCTCGGACTGGCCGCCGGGACGGTGGCCGCACCCGAACTGGCCGATCCCAGTGCTGGGCTGCTCAACACCGTCAGTGCCCCGGGCACCGACAGCGTCGTCGGCACGGTCTTCCTCGCCGTCGTGGTCGCCCTCGCCGGTACGCTCGGCCCCGTCCTGCGCGCCGCCCGTGCCAGCACCGTCCACGCCCTGGCCGACCCGGCGCACCTGCTCACGCACCGCCCGCGGCTGAACGCCATGACGGCCTACCTGCCCACGTCGCTGCTGCTCGGCGTACGGCTGCTCGCCCGTCGGCCCGGCCGCGCCGCCCTGGCCTCCGCCAGCACGGCCGCCACCACCATCATGGTCACCGCGGTGCTCACCTGGCACACCGAGTTGAACGCGGCCCCCGACTTTGTGCGGTTCGGCCCCATCGAAGTGCGGACCGACCAGACCGGCCAGGTGCTGCTCGCCGTCACGCTCGCGCTAGGTGCGCTGTCCACGCTCAACACCGTGCTTCTCGGCTGGAGCACCGCCGTGCAGGCCCGGCGCGCCCTGACCATCACGCGTGCCCTCGGCGCCACTCCCGGCCAGGCCGTCTCAGCGCTCTGCGTCGCACAACTGCTGTCCGCCGTGCCCGGATTGGCGGCGGGTATCCCGGCCGGGCTCTGCCTGTACTGGCTGTTCGGCGACACGGTCACGCCCCCAGCGTCGTGGCTGCTCACCACCGCACTCGTCATCCTGACGGCAGTCGGAGCGCTGACCGCCCTGCCGGCGTGGGCTCACACCCGCCATCCCGCCGGGCGCGCCCTCAACACCGAACCCGTCTGA
- a CDS encoding nucleic acid/nucleotide deaminase domain-containing protein produces the protein MADQRRSPTAGPRRPPPPSGDRPARPADRAPAADTAADNAEAAAGRARSEADAATQAAADAAATRAEAAAKRARSDADAAQAAKLKADAAVRTATSAAADAIKASQDAAAEANAAKNLADQAKGDAKETYTHAANAAKYAADARTYSKDALGYAADAAKAAAAAQASLARTIEYDRQAAADAAAADKAAGNAEGYAKDARDSADAAALDAEAARAAADRAEQDAKDADKYAKEAQDTADRTEREEANKEASQGAGTGIPGVFAVPDESTIEIVSSKQIGTCPGMPEAAFQGCNAKYDLVVTYEADFYLCTDDQAQATADGCPKTAWQFLQRATLKNIKIDDWTHKFSGKDIVRAGWQSLFGDVPGAILFSFSAEDLMDCWHGSKTACAWSIATYVPIEGLLAPISRAVKALDAAARTGIDFEDAFKALRSLEGLSPLAKEGIGARVLRQLYETCTKRGKAAFALSAGGACAKIIPYASTDLAVVAYKFRIGSGLRYKFGRNVAVAWVPGWAKKTGAKDDFVAFANIPLGLNSEKLIVKKLEEKGFNKNQIKELYSERSPCDARCSPLMEGIPVTYSTPDGPGSAQMIKYMLDTFERGKFARSTQQNLSE, from the coding sequence GTGGCGGACCAACGCCGGAGTCCGACTGCAGGCCCACGCCGGCCACCACCTCCCAGCGGGGACCGTCCTGCCCGACCAGCAGACCGCGCCCCCGCGGCGGACACGGCGGCCGACAACGCCGAGGCGGCGGCTGGCCGGGCCCGTTCTGAGGCGGACGCCGCCACGCAGGCCGCGGCCGACGCCGCAGCCACCCGCGCGGAAGCAGCCGCGAAGCGGGCCCGCTCCGACGCGGACGCCGCGCAGGCGGCCAAGCTCAAGGCGGACGCGGCGGTACGGACGGCCACCAGCGCCGCCGCGGACGCGATCAAGGCGTCCCAGGACGCCGCCGCCGAGGCCAACGCCGCCAAGAACCTCGCCGATCAGGCCAAGGGCGACGCCAAGGAGACGTACACCCACGCGGCGAACGCCGCCAAGTACGCCGCCGACGCCCGCACCTACTCCAAGGACGCCCTGGGCTACGCGGCCGACGCCGCCAAGGCAGCGGCGGCGGCGCAGGCGTCATTGGCCCGCACCATCGAGTACGACCGGCAGGCCGCCGCCGACGCTGCAGCCGCCGACAAGGCGGCCGGCAACGCCGAGGGTTACGCCAAGGACGCCCGCGACTCCGCCGACGCAGCCGCACTCGATGCCGAAGCCGCCCGCGCCGCCGCCGACCGGGCCGAACAGGACGCCAAGGACGCCGACAAGTACGCCAAGGAAGCCCAGGACACCGCTGACCGCACCGAACGGGAGGAAGCCAACAAGGAGGCATCCCAAGGGGCTGGTACGGGCATTCCCGGTGTGTTCGCCGTCCCGGACGAGTCCACCATCGAGATCGTCAGCAGCAAGCAGATCGGCACCTGCCCGGGGATGCCGGAAGCGGCCTTCCAAGGCTGCAACGCGAAGTACGACCTGGTCGTCACCTACGAGGCCGATTTCTACCTGTGCACCGACGACCAGGCCCAGGCCACGGCCGACGGGTGCCCGAAGACGGCGTGGCAGTTCCTCCAGCGGGCGACGCTGAAGAACATCAAGATCGACGACTGGACGCACAAATTCTCCGGCAAGGACATCGTCCGCGCCGGATGGCAGAGCCTCTTCGGTGATGTGCCCGGGGCGATCCTGTTCTCCTTCTCCGCCGAAGACCTGATGGACTGCTGGCACGGCAGCAAGACCGCCTGCGCCTGGAGCATCGCCACGTACGTTCCGATCGAAGGCCTGCTCGCCCCGATCTCACGCGCTGTCAAGGCGCTCGACGCCGCCGCCAGGACAGGCATCGACTTCGAAGACGCCTTCAAGGCACTACGCAGCCTGGAAGGTCTGTCGCCGCTGGCAAAGGAAGGAATCGGCGCTAGGGTCCTCCGACAGCTGTACGAGACGTGCACGAAGCGCGGCAAGGCAGCATTCGCACTCTCTGCAGGCGGCGCGTGCGCGAAGATTATCCCGTACGCCAGTACGGACTTGGCCGTTGTTGCCTACAAGTTCCGGATAGGCAGCGGACTCAGGTACAAGTTCGGACGGAACGTCGCGGTTGCATGGGTTCCAGGATGGGCTAAGAAAACCGGCGCGAAGGATGACTTTGTCGCCTTTGCGAATATCCCCCTGGGGCTTAATTCCGAGAAATTGATCGTAAAAAAGCTGGAAGAAAAGGGATTCAACAAGAACCAGATCAAGGAACTCTACAGCGAACGCAGCCCTTGCGATGCCAGGTGCTCCCCTCTCATGGAAGGCATCCCGGTAACCTACTCAACTCCAGACGGACCTGGATCAGCCCAAATGATCAAGTACATGCTCGACACGTTCGAGCGTGGAAAGTTTGCACGCTCCACACAGCAAAATCTGTCTGAGTGA
- a CDS encoding alpha/beta hydrolase, whose product MSYTHVTAPTQYVEAGGVRHAYRRFGKPGGIPLVFLVHFRGGMDNWDPAVTDGLAANREVILFDYAGVAGSSGEVPETFEAFGDDSAEVIRALGISQADVLGFSIGGYIAQTLTLRHPELVRRLVLVGTGPRAGEFEGQDPKIYEVAGHDPEITDDGYLFLFFEPTETSQQAGRDFLARRHQRTVDVVPLSSMQVAKAQVGAMAKWREQVGERWSELKTIQQPTLVVNGSHDIMVPTINSYILQQHIPNAQLVIYPDSGHGALFQYPELFVSHVSRFLDSEPAFR is encoded by the coding sequence ATGTCGTACACGCACGTCACCGCACCCACGCAGTACGTGGAGGCGGGAGGGGTCCGGCACGCATACCGCCGGTTCGGCAAGCCGGGGGGCATTCCGCTGGTGTTCCTGGTGCACTTCCGCGGTGGGATGGACAACTGGGATCCGGCGGTCACTGACGGGCTGGCCGCGAACCGGGAAGTGATCCTGTTCGACTATGCGGGGGTGGCCGGGTCGAGCGGCGAGGTGCCGGAGACGTTCGAGGCCTTCGGTGACGACAGTGCGGAGGTCATCCGGGCGCTGGGTATTTCGCAGGCCGACGTTCTTGGTTTCTCCATCGGCGGTTATATCGCCCAGACTCTGACGCTGCGCCACCCTGAGCTCGTGCGCCGGCTCGTGCTGGTCGGCACGGGACCGCGGGCAGGAGAATTCGAGGGCCAGGACCCAAAGATCTATGAAGTGGCCGGGCACGATCCGGAGATCACCGACGATGGGTACCTGTTCCTGTTCTTCGAGCCGACTGAAACCAGTCAGCAGGCCGGCAGAGACTTCTTGGCGCGGCGCCACCAGCGCACCGTCGACGTCGTCCCGCTGAGCTCGATGCAGGTCGCCAAGGCCCAGGTCGGGGCCATGGCCAAATGGCGCGAGCAGGTTGGTGAGCGCTGGAGCGAGCTGAAGACCATCCAGCAGCCCACCCTGGTCGTCAATGGCAGCCACGACATCATGGTGCCGACGATCAACTCCTACATCCTGCAGCAGCACATTCCGAACGCGCAGCTGGTCATCTACCCCGACTCCGGGCACGGCGCGCTGTTCCAGTACCCGGAGCTGTTCGTGAGCCACGTGTCCCGGTTCCTGGACAGCGAACCCGCCTTCCGCTGA
- a CDS encoding alpha/beta hydrolase has protein sequence MEAGGVRHAYRRFGKPGGIPLVFLVHFRGGMDNWDPAVTDGLAANREVILFDYAGVAGSSGEVPETFEAFGDDSAEVIRALGISQADVLGFSIGGYVAQEVALRHPELVRRLVLVGTAPRGGEAEGRDPKALKVAANPVPTMEDFLFLFFEPTETSQQAGRDFWARRHQRTVDVDLLSGPEVTKAQVAAITAWREPVGEGFSQLKTIQQPTLVVNGSHDIMVPTINSYILQQHIPNAQLVIYPDSGHGALFQYPELFVSHVSRFLDSEPAFR, from the coding sequence GTGGAGGCGGGAGGGGTCCGGCACGCATACCGCCGGTTCGGCAAGCCGGGGGGCATTCCGCTGGTGTTCCTGGTGCACTTCCGCGGTGGGATGGACAACTGGGATCCGGCGGTCACTGACGGGCTGGCCGCGAACCGGGAAGTGATCCTGTTCGACTATGCGGGGGTGGCCGGGTCGAGCGGCGAGGTGCCGGAGACGTTCGAGGCCTTCGGTGACGACAGTGCGGAGGTCATCCGGGCGCTGGGTATTTCGCAGGCCGACGTTCTCGGCTTCTCCATCGGCGGTTACGTCGCGCAGGAGGTAGCGCTGCGCCACCCCGAGCTCGTGCGCCGGCTCGTGCTGGTCGGCACGGCACCGCGTGGCGGCGAAGCCGAAGGCCGGGATCCGAAGGCGCTGAAGGTGGCCGCGAACCCGGTGCCGACCATGGAGGACTTCCTGTTCCTGTTCTTCGAGCCGACCGAAACCAGTCAGCAGGCCGGCAGGGATTTCTGGGCGCGGCGTCACCAGCGCACCGTCGACGTCGACCTGCTGAGCGGGCCCGAGGTGACCAAAGCTCAGGTCGCGGCCATCACGGCATGGCGCGAGCCCGTCGGTGAGGGGTTCAGCCAGCTGAAGACCATCCAGCAGCCCACTCTGGTCGTCAATGGCAGCCACGACATCATGGTGCCGACGATCAACTCCTACATCCTGCAGCAGCACATTCCGAACGCGCAGCTGGTCATCTACCCCGACTCCGGGCACGGCGCGCTGTTCCAGTACCCGGAGCTGTTCGTGAGCCACGTGTCCCGGTTCCTGGACAGCGAACCCGCCTTCCGCTGA
- a CDS encoding MDR family MFS transporter: MHVRQAITPGAAQGGQSVRSSEIDGGMSHREILSAMSGLLLGLFVAMLSSTIVATALPTILRDLHGGESAYTWIVAATLLSLTATTPLWGKLSDLVSKKLLVQLGLGTYVLGSMLAGLSQNIGELIACRVLQGVGVGGVSALGPVCVAAMATPRERGRYSGYFGLVFALGTVSGPLIGGAIADTSWLGWRWCFYVGVPFGILALVLLQKTLHLPTVKRRVKVDYPGSAVIAAAVSLLLVWVTLAGDKYPWLSWQTCAMVGGSLALFAVAVLVERRAAEPVVPLHLFRHRTVTLACLASLTVGAGIYSQTTFLGEYFQLARDETPTLSGVYTLPMVLALGIASLLTGRLITQIGRWKIFLVLGAVCLAAGFALLGTARTETAYWQVAVSMTLSGLGIGMMMQNLVLAVQNTVPVRELGSASALVAFFRTMGGASGVSALGALLNNRVNHQVAQDLLAGRVPVAAAQSLKNSAIPDLSLIPPGVRPFIEDAFGKGVGAVFLAAAPFALLTLIATLFIKEVPMRSVASHTPTAPDLPSPRCCSS, encoded by the coding sequence ATGCACGTGCGCCAGGCCATCACCCCGGGTGCGGCCCAGGGGGGCCAGTCCGTGCGCAGCAGCGAAATCGATGGCGGGATGTCCCATCGGGAGATTCTCTCCGCGATGTCCGGGCTGCTGCTCGGGCTCTTCGTGGCCATGCTCTCCTCCACCATCGTGGCCACCGCGCTGCCGACGATCCTCCGCGACCTGCACGGCGGTGAGTCGGCATACACCTGGATCGTCGCCGCCACCCTGCTCTCCCTCACCGCCACCACCCCCCTCTGGGGCAAGCTCTCCGACCTGGTCAGCAAGAAGCTGCTGGTGCAGCTCGGCCTCGGCACCTACGTGCTCGGCTCCATGCTGGCCGGGCTCTCCCAGAACATCGGTGAGCTGATCGCCTGCCGGGTGCTCCAGGGCGTCGGAGTGGGCGGCGTCAGCGCGCTGGGCCCGGTCTGCGTGGCGGCCATGGCCACACCGCGCGAGCGCGGCCGCTACAGCGGCTACTTCGGCCTGGTCTTCGCGCTCGGCACCGTCTCCGGACCGCTCATCGGCGGCGCCATCGCGGATACCTCCTGGCTCGGCTGGCGTTGGTGCTTCTACGTCGGCGTGCCGTTCGGCATCCTCGCCCTGGTGCTGCTGCAGAAGACCCTCCACCTGCCCACCGTGAAGCGGCGGGTGAAGGTGGACTATCCCGGCTCGGCGGTGATCGCCGCGGCGGTGAGCCTGCTGCTGGTCTGGGTCACTCTGGCCGGGGACAAGTACCCGTGGCTCTCCTGGCAGACCTGTGCGATGGTCGGCGGCAGCCTAGCGCTCTTCGCGGTTGCGGTTCTCGTGGAGCGGCGGGCCGCGGAGCCGGTCGTGCCGCTGCACCTTTTCCGCCACCGGACGGTCACGCTCGCGTGTCTGGCCTCGCTGACCGTAGGCGCCGGCATATACAGCCAGACCACATTCCTCGGCGAGTACTTCCAGCTGGCCCGGGACGAAACACCCACCCTGTCCGGCGTCTACACCCTGCCCATGGTGCTCGCCCTCGGCATCGCCTCCCTGTTGACCGGCCGCCTGATCACGCAGATCGGCCGGTGGAAGATCTTCCTGGTGCTGGGCGCGGTCTGCCTCGCCGCGGGCTTCGCTCTGCTGGGCACCGCCCGCACGGAGACCGCGTACTGGCAGGTGGCGGTCTCGATGACCCTCTCGGGACTCGGCATCGGCATGATGATGCAGAACCTCGTGCTGGCGGTGCAGAACACCGTGCCTGTCCGGGAACTGGGCTCGGCCAGCGCGCTGGTCGCCTTCTTCCGCACGATGGGCGGCGCGAGCGGCGTCTCCGCGCTGGGCGCGCTGCTCAACAACCGGGTGAACCACCAGGTGGCGCAGGACCTGCTGGCAGGGAGAGTGCCGGTGGCCGCGGCGCAGTCGCTGAAGAACTCGGCGATCCCGGACCTCAGTCTGATCCCGCCGGGTGTGCGGCCGTTCATCGAGGACGCCTTCGGCAAGGGCGTGGGCGCGGTCTTCCTCGCCGCTGCGCCGTTCGCGCTGCTGACGCTGATCGCCACCCTCTTCATCAAGGAGGTGCCGATGCGCTCGGTCGCCTCTCACACCCCGACAGCGCCTGACCTACCGTCGCCACGGTGCTGTAGCTCGTGA